In the genome of Candidatus Krumholzibacteriia bacterium, one region contains:
- a CDS encoding sugar transferase, whose translation MFDSTAQATTAQPGAATGRVFDFSPWTHLQPLTRPAAGSAQAAGGPGILERAVALALLAGVSPLLALIALALKLESPGGSVFYRQERVGLDRRQHTQANGARLRVAKKERRQTPGGGQRFLIWKFRTMIPNAEAVTGPVWAEENDPRVTRVGRALRTLRFDELPQLLNVVHGTMRLIGPRPERPQFVERLARAMPEYSRRHAVPPGITGLAQVQRNYDASLDDVRTKLKYDLYYVDNRCWMLNVKIVMKTFDVVFRGRGAH comes from the coding sequence ATGTTCGATTCGACCGCGCAAGCGACAACGGCACAGCCTGGCGCCGCCACCGGTCGCGTCTTTGATTTTTCCCCCTGGACGCATCTGCAGCCTCTGACGCGGCCCGCCGCGGGATCGGCCCAGGCAGCAGGTGGACCGGGAATCCTGGAACGCGCCGTGGCCCTGGCGCTCCTCGCCGGCGTCTCGCCGCTGCTGGCGCTGATCGCCCTGGCGCTCAAGCTGGAGTCCCCTGGGGGCTCGGTCTTCTACCGCCAGGAACGGGTGGGTCTCGATCGCCGGCAGCACACACAGGCAAACGGTGCAAGGTTGAGGGTGGCGAAGAAAGAGCGGCGCCAGACCCCCGGTGGGGGGCAGCGCTTCTTGATCTGGAAGTTCCGCACCATGATCCCGAACGCCGAGGCCGTGACGGGTCCGGTGTGGGCCGAAGAGAACGACCCGCGCGTCACCCGGGTGGGAAGGGCGCTGCGCACGCTGCGCTTCGACGAGCTGCCGCAGCTGCTCAACGTCGTGCACGGGACCATGCGCCTCATCGGCCCCCGTCCCGAACGCCCGCAGTTCGTCGAGCGCCTGGCGCGCGCCATGCCGGAGTACTCCCGCCGCCACGCCGTCCCCCCGGGCATCACGGGATTGGCGCAGGTGCAGCGCAACTACGACGCCAGCCTCGACGACGTGCGCACGAAGCTCAAGTACGACCTCTACTACGTGGACAACCGCTGCTGGATGCTCAACGTGAAGATCGTCATGAAGACTTTCGACGTGGTCTTCCGCGGTCGCGGCGCGCATTGA
- a CDS encoding glycosyltransferase: MIEPQAASAPGGGRRRPETARATAPGICHLISSNFLGGPEKQILEHCVQLQRAGWRAVVGSFRENRSQVEVTEAARARGLPLFLVDTRSPFSLLAVRQLRRFLAAERIDVLVTHGYKSNVVGWLACRRRRPAQVSFVRGFTAENWKVRRYEALDRWVLRRLPRLLCVSEGTRRLLARAGIPSDRVTVVHNAVECDLAAGVREVDLRAEFGLPSASTILVAAGRLSPEKGHRVLLEAMALLADHEPPVHLVLLGNGAEEANLRRQAQENGSAQRVVFAGFRRDVLGCLAGADVVVNPSFSEGLPNVLLEAFSLGKPTVATDVGGTAELVQHGRTGWLVRAGEAPALAAAIRAVLDDGALAASVAAAARRRAAEEFSFVKQTEKLMRFYRSLLEAPDHAARGATATRSRP; this comes from the coding sequence ATGATCGAGCCCCAGGCGGCATCGGCCCCCGGCGGCGGCCGGAGGCGCCCGGAGACGGCGCGCGCCACCGCGCCCGGCATCTGCCATCTGATCTCCAGCAACTTCCTCGGCGGTCCGGAAAAACAGATCCTGGAGCACTGCGTGCAGCTGCAGCGTGCCGGCTGGCGCGCCGTGGTGGGCTCGTTCCGGGAGAACCGTTCCCAGGTCGAGGTCACCGAGGCCGCCCGCGCCCGCGGTCTGCCGCTCTTCCTCGTCGACACGCGCTCGCCCTTCAGCCTGCTCGCGGTGCGGCAGCTGCGTCGCTTCTTGGCGGCGGAGCGCATCGACGTCCTCGTCACCCATGGATACAAGTCGAACGTCGTCGGTTGGCTCGCCTGCCGGCGCCGGCGCCCGGCGCAGGTCTCCTTCGTACGGGGCTTCACCGCGGAGAACTGGAAGGTGCGCCGTTACGAGGCGCTGGACCGCTGGGTCTTGCGCCGTCTCCCGCGTCTCCTCTGCGTCTCCGAGGGCACGCGCCGCTTGCTGGCCCGTGCCGGCATCCCCTCCGACCGTGTCACCGTGGTGCACAACGCAGTGGAGTGCGACCTCGCCGCCGGCGTCCGCGAGGTGGATCTGCGCGCCGAGTTCGGCCTGCCGTCTGCCAGCACGATTCTGGTCGCCGCTGGGCGCTTGAGCCCGGAAAAGGGGCACCGTGTGCTCTTGGAAGCGATGGCTTTGCTCGCCGATCACGAGCCGCCGGTGCACCTCGTGCTCCTCGGCAACGGCGCCGAGGAAGCGAACCTGCGCCGTCAGGCGCAGGAAAACGGCAGCGCCCAGCGCGTCGTCTTCGCCGGCTTCCGCCGCGACGTCCTCGGCTGCCTAGCGGGGGCCGACGTGGTGGTGAATCCGTCCTTCAGCGAAGGACTTCCCAACGTCCTGCTCGAAGCCTTCTCCCTCGGTAAGCCCACCGTGGCCACCGATGTCGGCGGCACGGCGGAGCTGGTGCAGCACGGGCGCACCGGCTGGTTGGTGCGAGCCGGTGAGGCGCCGGCGCTCGCTGCGGCGATCCGCGCCGTCCTCGACGACGGTGCGCTTGCTGCATCCGTGGCTGCCGCGGCGCGCCGGCGCGCCGCCGAGGAGTTCTCGTTCGTCAAGCAGACGGAGAAGCTCATGCGCTTCTACCGCAGTCTCCTCGAGGCCCCGGACCACGCCGCGCGCGGCGCCACCGCCACTCGGAGTCGGCCGTGA
- a CDS encoding phenylacetate--CoA ligase family protein, translating to MIPWALRTFVVPPWALHERSPYLRVAARLQKERGLSLEARRQRQWRELQAVVAHAWRESPFYRQRFEAIGFEPGDLRSWEDWRRVPVLTKDEVRNHAADLVARSHAGTALVRKRTSGSTGVSLHVQADEPCNEWRRGVTLYRDRWTGWDMGEYRAAIWGNPPPARRWRQKLRHALLERTFYLDTLRMDEAMMERFASAIVERRATLLWGHAHSLYLFARFWEARGFGPHHFKGILSTAMVLHPHERAALERIFASPVFDRYGCEEVSLIASECGAHQGLHVNTDALVVEIDQRDKSGEAGHVVVTDLRNYGMPFLRYEVGDRAVEAQSPCPCGRSYPLLERITGRVADYLLTPRGEFVSGISLTENFATLIPGVRQVQIVQERLTHLLIRVVPDVGFDDGSRAAIARLVGERFGTEMGFDIDPVTHIAQEASGKYRFTICKVPHSEIPRPGLPR from the coding sequence GTGATCCCTTGGGCGCTGCGCACCTTCGTGGTCCCACCCTGGGCGTTGCACGAGCGCTCCCCGTACTTGCGCGTCGCCGCTCGCCTCCAGAAGGAGCGCGGTCTTTCCCTGGAGGCACGGCGCCAACGACAGTGGCGTGAGCTGCAGGCGGTCGTCGCGCACGCGTGGCGGGAATCGCCCTTCTACCGCCAGCGCTTCGAGGCGATCGGTTTCGAACCCGGGGACTTGCGCTCCTGGGAGGACTGGCGCCGCGTTCCCGTGCTCACCAAGGATGAGGTGCGTAACCACGCCGCGGACCTCGTGGCCCGTTCGCATGCGGGCACCGCACTGGTGCGCAAGCGTACCTCGGGCTCCACCGGAGTCTCGCTTCATGTGCAGGCGGACGAGCCCTGCAACGAGTGGCGCCGCGGTGTGACGCTTTACCGCGATCGCTGGACCGGATGGGACATGGGTGAGTACCGCGCCGCCATCTGGGGCAATCCGCCGCCGGCCCGGCGCTGGCGCCAGAAGCTGCGTCACGCTCTCCTGGAGCGCACCTTCTACCTCGACACCTTGCGCATGGACGAGGCCATGATGGAGCGCTTCGCCTCTGCGATCGTCGAACGGCGCGCCACTTTGCTCTGGGGGCACGCGCACTCCCTCTATCTCTTCGCTCGCTTCTGGGAAGCCCGGGGCTTCGGCCCGCACCACTTCAAGGGCATCCTGTCCACCGCCATGGTCCTGCACCCGCACGAGCGCGCGGCCCTGGAGAGAATCTTCGCGAGCCCCGTGTTCGATCGCTACGGCTGCGAGGAGGTGAGCCTGATCGCCAGCGAGTGCGGGGCGCACCAGGGTCTACACGTCAACACCGACGCGCTCGTCGTCGAGATCGACCAGCGCGACAAGAGCGGCGAGGCGGGGCATGTGGTGGTCACGGACCTGCGCAACTACGGCATGCCCTTCCTCCGCTACGAGGTCGGCGACCGGGCCGTGGAGGCTCAGTCTCCCTGCCCCTGCGGCCGCTCCTATCCCCTCCTGGAGAGAATCACCGGTCGGGTGGCGGACTATCTGCTCACGCCTCGCGGCGAATTCGTCTCCGGGATCTCACTGACGGAGAATTTCGCCACGCTCATTCCCGGCGTGCGCCAGGTGCAAATCGTCCAGGAACGCCTCACCCATCTCCTCATCCGCGTGGTCCCGGATGTCGGCTTCGACGACGGCAGCCGGGCCGCCATCGCCCGTCTCGTGGGGGAGCGCTTCGGCACCGAAATGGGCTTTGACATCGATCCTGTCACCCACATCGCCCAAGAGGCTTCTGGGAAGTACCGCTTCACCATCTGCAAGGTCCCCCATTCCGAGATTCCCCGCCCTGGACTGCCTCGCTGA
- a CDS encoding XDD4 family exosortase-dependent surface protein, producing the protein MRKPISIVLALGMLVGLASAASATVTFTGVAANLAASASFTVTGTTVTLVLTNTSAFDVTNPAEVLTGVFFDIAGFPPNTLTPVSAALTAGSTVFYGPLNAGNVGGEWAYGAALSGAPGGAYLGTSSSGFGLFGGSNFPGSNLQGPAAVDGVQYGITSAGDNLTLGNAAVTGGNGLIQNSVTFTLTAGSTFSEGDISNVSFQYGTSLSEPNVPSVPEPGTLFALGSGLLALGAAKAKRRKK; encoded by the coding sequence ATGAGAAAACCGATCAGCATCGTCCTCGCCCTGGGAATGCTCGTCGGCCTGGCGAGTGCCGCCAGCGCCACCGTAACGTTCACCGGGGTCGCGGCAAATCTAGCAGCCTCCGCTTCGTTCACTGTGACAGGCACGACCGTGACTCTCGTCCTCACGAACACCAGCGCCTTCGACGTGACGAACCCCGCAGAAGTCCTGACCGGGGTGTTCTTCGACATCGCCGGCTTTCCGCCCAACACCTTGACGCCTGTATCTGCAGCCCTCACCGCCGGCTCCACGGTCTTCTACGGTCCCCTCAACGCCGGCAACGTGGGCGGAGAATGGGCCTATGGGGCCGCGCTCTCCGGAGCTCCCGGTGGCGCTTATCTCGGAACCTCGAGTTCCGGCTTCGGCCTCTTCGGCGGCTCCAACTTCCCGGGTAGCAACCTGCAGGGGCCAGCGGCCGTCGATGGGGTCCAGTACGGGATCACCTCCGCGGGTGACAACCTGACGCTGGGCAATGCCGCGGTCACCGGTGGCAACGGCCTCATCCAGAACTCGGTCACGTTCACTCTGACTGCGGGTTCGACCTTCTCCGAGGGGGACATCTCGAACGTCTCCTTCCAGTACGGCACCTCTCTCAGCGAGCCCAACGTGCCCTCGGTGCCCGAGCCCGGGACGCTCTTCGCGCTCGGCAGCGGCCTGCTGGCGCTGGGTGCAGCGAAGGCGAAGAGGCGCAAGAAGTAA
- a CDS encoding glycosyltransferase family 2 protein: MAVLLQALVLLGLGFAAATTVYYSGLCLVALCLAGRRQLALPSNPASRFVLVIPAHDEEEALPETLHACAALEYPHSLYDVLVVADNCSDGTASVARALGARCLERQDPAQRGKGYALAWAFRHLESEDFDAVVVLDADCSLDPRALRVFDARLQQGAQAVQAAYVATNPTESPISYVVALGRHLENNFFYAPKTPLGLAVLLRGTGMVLRKEVLARLPWRAHSVAEDVEYSLDLVENDVPVVFEASVAVWSRFPASRQQLGVQRSRWAGGNWELARRRALPLWWAGWRRRSLARLDAAWTLVVQSRPFVLLELLAVLLVAMAAVWLRPDGTSRALLVVALALLGLQLLYLAFGILHYGLDRRRFALLLRSPFALGRLALISLRGLAGSGRDVWARTPRR, encoded by the coding sequence ATGGCCGTGCTGTTGCAAGCGCTGGTGCTTCTCGGCCTCGGTTTCGCTGCCGCCACGACGGTGTACTACAGCGGTCTCTGCCTGGTGGCGCTCTGCCTCGCCGGAAGGCGGCAGCTCGCTCTTCCTTCCAACCCCGCGAGCCGCTTCGTCCTCGTCATCCCGGCGCACGACGAAGAAGAGGCCCTTCCGGAGACACTGCACGCCTGCGCCGCCCTCGAGTACCCGCACTCCCTCTACGACGTCCTCGTGGTCGCCGACAACTGCAGCGACGGGACCGCCAGCGTGGCTCGCGCCCTGGGGGCACGCTGCTTGGAACGCCAGGATCCGGCGCAACGTGGCAAGGGCTACGCCCTCGCTTGGGCATTCCGCCACCTCGAGAGCGAGGACTTCGATGCCGTGGTGGTGCTCGATGCCGACTGTTCCTTGGATCCGCGAGCACTTCGTGTCTTCGATGCCAGGCTGCAGCAGGGTGCACAGGCCGTGCAAGCGGCGTACGTGGCCACCAACCCCACAGAGAGCCCGATCAGCTACGTGGTGGCGCTCGGCAGGCACCTGGAAAACAACTTCTTCTACGCCCCCAAGACGCCGCTAGGACTGGCGGTGCTGCTCCGCGGCACCGGCATGGTCCTGCGGAAGGAAGTGCTCGCGCGCTTGCCCTGGCGGGCGCATTCGGTGGCGGAGGACGTCGAGTACAGCTTGGACCTGGTGGAAAACGACGTCCCCGTGGTTTTCGAAGCTTCCGTCGCCGTCTGGTCCCGCTTCCCCGCCAGCCGCCAGCAGCTCGGTGTACAGCGCTCGCGCTGGGCCGGGGGCAACTGGGAGCTCGCCCGGCGCCGGGCCTTGCCGCTCTGGTGGGCTGGATGGCGGCGGCGCAGCCTGGCCAGGCTCGATGCGGCCTGGACGCTCGTAGTGCAGAGTCGTCCGTTCGTCCTTCTCGAACTGCTCGCCGTGCTACTCGTGGCGATGGCCGCGGTCTGGTTGCGGCCGGACGGTACGTCGCGGGCTTTGCTCGTGGTGGCTCTCGCGCTGCTCGGGCTACAGCTCCTCTACCTGGCCTTCGGCATCCTTCACTACGGCCTGGATCGCCGGCGCTTCGCTCTGCTTCTCCGCTCCCCCTTCGCCCTCGGACGCCTGGCGCTCATCTCGCTCCGCGGCCTCGCGGGCTCCGGGCGGGACGTCTGGGCCCGCACACCGCGTCGCTAG
- a CDS encoding glycosyltransferase: MNPPEPDIPANPTVSVVLPVLDEEADISGLLEMLLGQQEPPGGFEVLVVDGGSRDRTREIVNAVGARDPRVRLLDNPAVRSSAGRNVGAWAARGEYVLFVDGHCGLPRPDHLQRLVEIFRATGAACLCRPQPLLDLAGGAWGAAIAAARHSWLGHNPGSDIYRESPGVTDPRSAGAAYRRAVILELGGYDERFDACEDVEFNHRVARAGLLAYRHPDLRLQYRPRTTLSGLYRQMRRYGRGRAHLLARHPGVIPWALVALTLVVAAGVATFVLAGPGIGSIVVGALALGYLTLCGIESLRLVGWRQEALRLARVFPVLHAGLLLGFWRGLLEFRRFRAERS, encoded by the coding sequence GTGAATCCTCCTGAGCCGGACATCCCGGCGAACCCCACGGTCTCCGTGGTGCTTCCCGTTCTGGACGAGGAGGCGGACATCTCCGGCCTCCTCGAAATGCTTCTGGGCCAGCAGGAACCGCCTGGCGGCTTCGAGGTGCTGGTGGTGGACGGCGGCTCCCGGGACCGCACGCGGGAGATCGTGAACGCCGTGGGTGCCAGGGATCCGCGGGTGCGTCTCCTCGACAACCCAGCGGTGCGCAGCAGCGCCGGGCGCAACGTCGGCGCCTGGGCGGCGCGCGGGGAGTACGTGCTCTTCGTCGACGGCCACTGCGGTCTGCCCCGGCCGGACCATCTCCAGCGTTTGGTGGAAATCTTCCGCGCCACCGGAGCCGCGTGCCTGTGCCGGCCGCAACCGCTCCTGGACCTGGCCGGCGGCGCCTGGGGTGCTGCCATCGCCGCGGCACGCCATTCCTGGCTGGGGCACAATCCGGGCTCGGACATCTATCGGGAGAGCCCGGGCGTCACCGATCCACGCTCGGCGGGAGCAGCCTACCGTCGCGCCGTCATCCTCGAACTCGGCGGCTACGACGAACGTTTCGATGCCTGCGAGGACGTGGAGTTCAACCACCGGGTGGCTCGCGCCGGCTTGCTCGCCTACCGGCATCCCGATCTCCGCCTGCAGTACCGGCCGCGGACGACGCTCTCCGGTCTCTACCGGCAGATGCGGCGCTATGGCCGCGGGCGCGCCCATCTGCTGGCGCGGCATCCTGGCGTGATCCCCTGGGCTCTCGTCGCGCTCACGCTCGTCGTCGCGGCTGGCGTGGCGACGTTCGTGCTGGCAGGCCCGGGGATCGGGAGTATCGTGGTCGGCGCGCTCGCTCTCGGCTATCTCACGCTCTGCGGCATCGAGTCGTTGCGGCTCGTGGGATGGAGGCAGGAAGCTCTGCGCCTTGCCCGAGTCTTCCCGGTGCTCCACGCCGGGCTCCTCCTCGGCTTCTGGCGTGGCCTCCTGGAGTTTCGCCGCTTCCGGGCCGAGCGCAGCTGA
- a CDS encoding CpsD/CapB family tyrosine-protein kinase — translation MSIEDEIRRDQPMSTEIQKLASRLWRQVQKDGKKVVLVTSALRGEGKSTTVAYLASALALQPGRKIVAMDTDFRDPTLNRHFHAEIERGLADVLRGECSVRDAVVHTVLREGDSGLDLLLPAGDEQEPEALLQTSKLTEVFRTLRSGYDMVLVDAPALIPVADGASIIPHCDAVILVVMAGLSTKHHLRRARELCLGLGAEILGVVVGNVQQAAPEYMDLNYYAYAGRERRSRPRESS, via the coding sequence ATGAGCATCGAAGACGAGATTCGCCGCGATCAGCCCATGAGCACGGAGATTCAAAAGCTCGCGTCGCGGCTGTGGCGTCAGGTGCAGAAGGACGGCAAGAAGGTCGTTCTCGTCACCAGCGCTCTGCGCGGCGAGGGCAAGAGCACCACCGTGGCCTATCTCGCCTCGGCCCTCGCCCTGCAACCGGGGCGCAAGATCGTCGCCATGGACACGGACTTCCGGGACCCCACGCTGAATCGCCATTTCCACGCGGAGATCGAAAGGGGTCTGGCGGACGTGCTGCGCGGCGAGTGCTCGGTGCGGGATGCGGTGGTGCACACCGTGCTGCGGGAAGGCGATTCGGGCCTGGATCTCCTGCTTCCGGCTGGTGATGAACAGGAGCCGGAGGCGCTGCTGCAGACTTCGAAGCTGACCGAGGTTTTCCGGACGTTGCGAAGCGGCTACGACATGGTCTTGGTGGACGCGCCGGCGCTGATCCCCGTGGCCGACGGCGCCTCGATCATCCCGCACTGCGACGCCGTGATCCTCGTGGTCATGGCCGGCCTCAGCACCAAGCACCACCTCCGCCGGGCCCGGGAGCTCTGTCTCGGCCTGGGCGCCGAGATCCTCGGCGTCGTGGTCGGCAACGTCCAGCAAGCGGCCCCGGAGTACATGGATCTCAACTACTACGCCTACGCGGGGCGGGAGCGCCGCTCGAGGCCGCGTGAATCCTCCTGA
- a CDS encoding SLBB domain-containing protein, protein MTGSKWCALARVSLLAGMLLLVAVVAGAQDPAQYKIGTEDVIRIVVGTRTDLTALVRADGKVVFAGEELQAAGLTPRQLGIALTERNSIRQPGAPPVIVEVLQCNSRKVTVSGEVRTPGTFPLCSIPDLWTLLTKDAGGLTAIADLSRVQILRAEGEPKLVLVDLSTAPQGKIPKNMPEVRPRDTITVPSLAAEATTVTGSSFQILGSVRNPGVYPLSRAGTVMDALGVAGGHLPEANLKKVALTRNNGDSVVAYKLNLQALLYEGETGANFDLQSGDTVTIPTKSFGPGTVARGLVILLPLITSITTLIVVAR, encoded by the coding sequence ATGACTGGCTCGAAGTGGTGCGCCCTCGCTCGCGTCTCGCTGCTGGCCGGGATGCTCCTCCTAGTGGCCGTTGTCGCCGGGGCTCAAGACCCGGCCCAGTACAAGATCGGCACGGAGGATGTGATTCGCATCGTGGTAGGAACCCGCACCGACCTCACGGCCCTGGTCCGCGCCGACGGAAAGGTCGTGTTCGCGGGGGAAGAGTTGCAGGCGGCTGGTCTCACGCCTCGACAGCTGGGTATCGCCTTGACCGAACGCAATAGCATCCGGCAGCCGGGAGCACCTCCCGTCATCGTCGAGGTCCTCCAGTGCAACAGCCGCAAGGTCACGGTGAGCGGTGAGGTCCGCACCCCGGGAACGTTTCCTCTCTGCTCCATCCCCGACCTCTGGACGCTCCTGACCAAGGATGCTGGGGGTCTGACGGCGATAGCCGATCTGAGCCGCGTCCAGATCCTGCGCGCGGAGGGCGAGCCGAAGCTGGTCCTCGTGGACCTGTCCACGGCGCCGCAGGGGAAAATCCCGAAGAACATGCCCGAGGTGCGGCCGCGCGACACCATCACCGTTCCCTCGCTCGCCGCCGAAGCCACGACGGTCACCGGCTCTTCCTTCCAGATCCTCGGCTCCGTCCGCAATCCCGGTGTGTATCCCTTGAGTCGCGCGGGCACGGTCATGGACGCCTTGGGTGTGGCCGGCGGTCACCTGCCGGAAGCGAACTTGAAGAAGGTCGCACTCACCCGCAACAATGGCGACAGCGTGGTGGCCTACAAGCTCAATCTCCAGGCGTTGCTCTATGAGGGCGAGACCGGCGCCAATTTCGATCTCCAGTCCGGCGACACGGTGACGATCCCGACCAAGTCGTTCGGTCCGGGAACCGTGGCCCGCGGCCTGGTGATACTCCTGCCCCTCATCACCTCGATCACGACCCTCATCGTGGTCGCGCGGTAA
- a CDS encoding acyl carrier protein, with protein sequence MQSSVTDQVLHILGQRIVAPEKGIRLDAKTPLLSSGLGLDSVAVLDLIMELEREFDVSFDDADLSVELFQNAESLASAVEAKLRAPRAGA encoded by the coding sequence GTGCAAAGCTCGGTAACCGACCAGGTTCTCCACATCCTCGGGCAGCGCATCGTGGCCCCCGAGAAGGGGATCCGACTCGACGCCAAGACCCCTTTGCTCTCCAGCGGTCTCGGTCTCGACTCGGTGGCGGTGCTCGACCTGATCATGGAATTGGAAAGAGAATTCGACGTCTCCTTCGACGATGCCGATCTGTCCGTCGAGCTCTTCCAGAACGCCGAGTCCTTGGCCAGCGCGGTGGAGGCGAAGCTGCGCGCGCCCCGAGCTGGGGCGTGA
- a CDS encoding methyltransferase, producing the protein MSTQTRPAAAELGLAGIVQLATGYQRAQVLFAANALGLFSLLAKGSKTATEVAAQLGSDARGVTALLRACVGLGLLRDVEGSRYQNSRTAALFLVPGRESSYNPVLSFWQRFSYGIWGRLEQAVQENAPQTATGSRPDDLFDHLTGDQEQLGLFFDGLAGLAYWPATRIAESYDFASRRHLLDLGGGSGAFGALIAARHPHLQVTLFDLEPVCALARQRFRQAGLEERARAVAGDFHADRLPEGCDCVLVANVLHDWSPEECLGILRRVHQALPPGGEVLVHETMPDSPAAAEAALFSLALLLDTKRGRAYRSDEIRSWLEDCGFTGVSQLPIVGATGLLVARKKG; encoded by the coding sequence ATGAGCACACAAACGCGCCCGGCGGCGGCGGAGCTCGGACTCGCCGGCATCGTGCAACTGGCGACAGGTTACCAGCGGGCGCAGGTGCTCTTCGCCGCCAATGCTCTCGGACTCTTCTCCCTCCTGGCCAAGGGGTCGAAGACGGCGACCGAAGTGGCGGCGCAGCTCGGGAGCGACGCGCGCGGCGTCACCGCTCTGCTTCGAGCCTGCGTGGGGCTGGGATTGCTGCGCGATGTCGAGGGCTCCCGCTATCAGAACTCGCGCACCGCCGCGCTCTTCCTCGTGCCCGGCCGGGAGTCTTCCTACAACCCGGTGCTCTCCTTCTGGCAACGCTTCAGCTACGGCATTTGGGGACGGCTCGAGCAGGCGGTGCAGGAAAACGCGCCCCAAACCGCGACGGGGAGCAGACCGGACGATCTGTTCGACCATTTGACCGGGGACCAGGAGCAACTCGGGCTCTTCTTCGACGGTCTCGCAGGACTCGCCTATTGGCCAGCGACACGAATCGCCGAGAGCTACGATTTCGCTTCGCGCCGGCATTTGCTGGATCTCGGGGGTGGCTCGGGAGCGTTCGGCGCCCTCATCGCTGCACGTCATCCGCACTTGCAGGTGACCCTCTTCGACCTCGAACCGGTGTGTGCCCTGGCGCGGCAACGCTTCCGCCAGGCCGGGCTGGAGGAACGCGCCCGCGCCGTGGCGGGCGACTTCCATGCCGACCGCCTGCCGGAAGGTTGCGATTGCGTCCTCGTCGCCAACGTGCTGCACGATTGGTCACCGGAAGAGTGCCTGGGGATCCTCCGGCGCGTGCACCAAGCCCTGCCGCCGGGCGGCGAGGTGCTGGTGCACGAAACCATGCCCGACTCCCCCGCCGCTGCCGAGGCGGCGCTCTTCTCTTTGGCGTTGCTGCTCGACACCAAGCGCGGCCGCGCCTACCGCAGCGACGAGATCCGCTCCTGGCTCGAGGACTGCGGTTTCACCGGCGTCTCTCAACTTCCGATCGTCGGAGCCACCGGGCTCCTGGTGGCTCGCAAGAAAGGGTGA